A single window of Oncorhynchus clarkii lewisi isolate Uvic-CL-2024 chromosome 10, UVic_Ocla_1.0, whole genome shotgun sequence DNA harbors:
- the LOC139418627 gene encoding zinc finger and BTB domain-containing protein 20-like — MTERIHNINLHNFSNSVLETLNEQRNRGHFCDVTVRIHGSMLRAHRCVLAAGSPFFQDKLLLGYSDIEVPSVVSVQSIQKLIDFMYSGVLRVSQSEALQILTAASILQIKTVIDECTRIVSQNVGLAGPGGFPVNPGDSGQETPRGTPESGTSGPSSDAESVYMQATSQQNLERAYTSHYSYSGLSLQNGTRERSHYVTSMTTSYDPALGTQKDQHDQDPPWITRIHERSQQMERFLSTPETTHCRKQPRPVRIQTGGVHIKQEAEDEYSSYGMDECTEDTEHVEGVESEPKGESFDSGVSSSIGTEPDSVDQQQYLLGFGREGVGEGQQCEGTPVQIDVNDSSPEQMHETEDRGTSHGTSDSNMLQPLPNPIMAQSLPSAPLYMRQAESHTSNLRMPLTMTSNTQVMGTANNSYLPNLFATQSASNNKPFLFSLPQSMGGQQTQFVAVPPPCMPPFSQQLMVQQQAAREQQQAAQMGQGEKKPYECTLCTKTFTAKQNYVKHMFVHTGEKPHQCSICWRSFSLKDYLIKHMVTHTGVRAYQCSICNKRFTQKSSLNVHMRLHRGEKSYECYICKKKFSHKTLLERHMALHSTAGAVTGLSGAAGAGGPVSIPMAVPEPGAGVVALAMPVSGGAGIVGGVGTGVGVAAEASCQEGTTYVCSVCPAKFDQIEHFNDHMRMHVSDG; from the exons ATGACCGAGCGCATTCATAACATCAATCTCCACAACTTCAGCAATTCTGTACTTGAGACCCTCAATGAGCAGCGCAACCGCGGGCACTTCTGTGACGTGACTGTTCGGATCCATGGAAGCATGCTGCGAGCCCACCGCTGCGTGCTGGCCGCTGGGAGCCCCTTCTTCCAGGACAAGCTGCTCCTGGGCTACAGTGACATTGAGGTCCCCTCGGTGGTCTCGGTGCAGTCCATCCAGAAGCTGATAGACTTCATGTACAGCGGGGTCCTGCGGGTTTCCCAATCGGAAGCTCTCCAGATCCTCACTGCTGCCAGCATCCTGCAGATCAAAACGGTCATCGATGAGTGCACCCGCATCGTGTCCCAGAATGTGGGCCTGGCCGGGCCAGGGGGGTTCCCTGTCAACCCAGGAGACTCTGGGCAGGAGACGCCCCGGGGCACACCTGAGTCAGGCACCTCTGGGCCCAGCAGCGATGCAGAGTCAGTGTACATGCAGGCCACGTCCCAGCAGAACCTAGAGCGTGCGTACACATCGCATTACTCCTACTCCGGCCTTTCACTGCAGAATGGAACCCGTGAGCGCTCCCACTACGTAACCAGTATGACAACAAGCTACGACCCAGCCCTCGGCACGCAGAAGGACCAGCATGACCAGGACCCGCCGTGGATCACCCGCATCCATGAGAGGTCACAGCAGATGGAACGCTTCCTATCCACCCCTGAGACCACCCACTGCCGCAAGCAGCCCCGACCGGTACGCATACAGACAGGAGGCGTTCACATAAAGCAGGAGGCAGAGGACGAGTACAGCAGCTATGGTATGGATGAGTGCACAGAAGACACAGAACACGTTGAGGGTGTGGAGAGTGAGCCGAAGGGTGAAAGCTTTGACTCAGGGGTAAGCTCCTCCATCGGTACTGAGCCAGACTCCGTGGATCAGCAGCAGTACCTGCTTGGCTTTGGGAGGGAAGGGGTTGGAGAGGGGCAACAGTGCGAGGGGACCCCAGTGCAGATCGATGTCAATGACTCCTCCCCAGAGCAGATGCATGAGACGGAGGACAGGGGCACATCCCACGGCACTAGCGACAGTAACATGTTGCAGCCCCTGCCCAACCCAATCATGGCCCAGTCCCTGCCAAGTGCCCCACTCTATATGCGTCAGGCCGAATCTCACACCAGCAACCTGAGGATGCCGCTCACCATGACCAGCAACACCCAGGTAATGGGCACGGCCAACAACTCCTACCTGCCCAACCTCTTTGCCACACAGTCGGCCAGCAACAACAAGCCCTTCCTCTTCAGCCTGCCACAGTCCATGGGAGGCCAACAGACCCAGTTTGTGGCCGTGCCGCCCCCTTGTATGCCCCCATTCTCTCAGCAGTTGATGGTACAGCAGCAGGCAGCGCGGGAACAGCAACAGGCGGCCCAGATGGGACAGGGGGAGAAGAAGCCCTATGAGTGCACTCTATGCACTAAAACCTTTACTGCTAAACAGAACTATGTCAAACACATGTTTGTGCACACTG GTGAGAAACCACATCAGTGCAGCATCTGCTGGCGCTCGTTCTCCCTGAAGGATTACCTAATCAAacacatggtcacacacacagGGGTGCGTGCCTACCAGTGCAGCATCTGCAACAAACGCTTCACCCAAAAGAGCTCCCTCAACGTCCACATGCGGCTGCACCGTGGAGAGAAGTCCTACGAGTGCTACATCTGCAAGAAGAAGTTCTCGCACAAGACCCTGCTGGAGAGACACATGGCTCTGCACAGCACAGCGGGCGCCGTCACAGGGCTGTCGGGGGCAGCAGGCGCCGGTGGTCCCGTCTCCATTCCCATGGCCGTGCCCGAACCCGGCGCCGGAGTGGTGGCCCTCGCCATGCCCGTCAGCGGAGGCGCCGGAATAGTGGGTGGGGTCGGAACAGGAGTGGGTGTGGCTGCGGAGGCAAGCTGCCAAGAAGGGACCACCTACGTGTGCTCCGTCTGTCCTGCCAAGTTCGACCAAATTGAGCACTTCAATGACCACATGCGAATGCATGTCTCCGATGGATAA